One Phaseolus vulgaris cultivar G19833 chromosome 11, P. vulgaris v2.0, whole genome shotgun sequence genomic window carries:
- the LOC137819626 gene encoding shaggy-related protein kinase eta-like isoform X1 → MASLPMGHHHQPPPPALPLQPSQTQQSHPQPEVPRRSSDMETDKDMSATVIEGNDAVTGHIISTTIGGKNGEPKQTISYMAERVVGTGSFGVVFQAKCLETGEPVAIKKVLQDRQYKNRELQLMRLMDHPNVISLKHCFFSTTSRDELFLNLVMEYVPETMYRVIKHYNTMNQRMPLIFAKLYTYQIFRGLAYIHTTLGVCHRDVKPQNLLVHPLTHQVKLCDFGSAKVLVKGESNISYICSRYYRAPELIFGATEYTASIDIWSAGCVLAELLLGQPLFPGENQVDQLVEIIKVLGTPTREEIRCMNPEYTDFRFPQIKAHPWHKVFHKRMPPEAIDLASRLLQYSPSLRCTALEACAHSFFDELREPNARLPNGRPLPPLFNFKQELAGVSPELVNRLIPEHIRRQTGLSSPHSAGT, encoded by the exons ATGGCCTCCTTGCCCATGGGGCACCACCACCAACCGCCGCCGCCGGCGTTGCCTTTGCAGCCCTCACAAACGCAGCAGTCTCACCCGCAACCCGAAGTGCCACGCCGGAGCTCCGATATGGAGACCGATAAG GATATGTCAGCCACTGTCATTGAGGGGAATGATGCGGTCACAGGCCACATAATCTCCACCACTATTGGAGGCAAAAATGGGGAACCTAAACAA ACCATCAGTTACATGGCAGAACGTGTTGTTGGCACTGGATCGTTTGGAGTTGTTTTCCAG GCAAAGTGCTTGGAGACTGGAGAGCCAGTGGCTATTAAAAAGGTCTTGCAAGACAGGCAATACAAAAATCGTGAATTGCAGTTAATGCGCTTAATGGATCATCCAAATGTAATTTCCCTGAAGCACTGTTTCTTCTCCACAACAAGCAGAGATGAACTTTTTCTAAACTTAGTAATGGAATATGTACCTGAGACAATGTACCGAGTTATAAAGCACTACAATACTATGAACCAGAGGATGCCTCTCATCTTTGCAAAACTGTACACATATCAA ATCTTTAGGGGATTAGCATATATCCATACCACACTGGGAGTTTGCCATAGGGACGTGAAGCCTCAAAATCTTTTG GTTCACCCACTTACTCACCAAGTTAAGCTTTGTGATTTTGGGAGCGCCAAAGTTCTG GTCAAGGGTGAATCAAACATTTCATACATATGTTCACGTTACTATCGGGCTCCAGAACTAATATTTGGTGCCACAGAATACACAGCTTCTATTGATATCTGGTCAGCTGGTTGTGTTCTTGCTGAACTTCTTCTAGGACAG CCACTATTTCCTGGAGAAAATCAGGTGGATCAACTTGTGGAAATTATTAAG GTTCTTGGTACCCCAACACGAGAGGAAATTCGTTGCATGAACCCAGAATATACAGATTTTAGATTCCCTCAGATTAAAGCTCATCCTTGGCACAAG GTTTTCCATAAGCGAATGCCTCCGGAAGCAATTGACCTTGCATCAAGGCTTCTCCAATATTCACCTAGTCTCCGATGCACTGCG CTGGAAGCATGTGCACATTCTTTCTTCGACGAGCTTCGCGAGCCAAATGCTCGCCTACCTAATGGCCGTCCATTGCCCCCGCTTTTCAACTTTAAACAGGAA TTAGCTGGAGTATCACCTGAACTGGTCAATAGGCTCATCCCAGAGCATATTAGACGGCAGACTGGTCTCAGCTCCCCTCATTCTGCCGGTACATAG
- the LOC137839407 gene encoding uncharacterized mitochondrial protein AtMg00810-like, which produces MGHHKEQGKVCCYQEEGIDYYETFAPVARLEVVRLLLAFACMKGFKLFHMDVKSVFLNGIVNEEIFVSQPPGFEDHLHPNHVFKKALYGLKQAPRQWYERLSSFLLSHQYERGKVDKTPFIKKYDSAVILVQIYVDDIIFGFSNDQLCEDFVKAMHGEFEMSMMGEFSFFLGLQIKQTKEDIFLCQSKYCNDILKKFVMESCKATTTPMSTNYYLSPEEAGTTVDQTKYRGLIGSLLYLTASRPDIMFVVCLCARFQSCPKESHLKVAKRILKYLKGTTFVGLWYPSYSPIHLVGYSNSDFAGCKLDRKSTSGTCHLLGSSLISWHNKKQACVALSIAELENIVVGSCCAQILWIKQQLEDFGLKVSKVIQDSKQEHSKKHPKDLSPSNRGRL; this is translated from the exons ATGGGTCATcacaaggaacaaggcaaggTTTGTTGCTACCAAGAAGAAGGGATTGATTATTATGAGACTTTCGCACCAGTAGCAAGGTTAGAAGTTGTGAGACTCTTACTGGCCTTTGCATGCATGAAAGGATTCAAGTTATTTCacatggatgtgaagagtgttTTCCTAAATGGAATCGTGAATGAAGAAATCTTTGTATCACAACCACCTGGATTTGAAGATCACCTacatcctaatcatgtattcaAGAAAGCATTGTATGgtcttaagcaagctccaagacagtggtatgagaggttAAGTAGTTTTCTTCTATCTCATCAATATGAAAGAGGGAAGGTTGACAAAACCcctttcattaaaaaatatgattctGCTGTAATCTTAGTTCAaatatatgtagatgacattaTATTTGGCTTTTCTAATGATCAATTGTGTGAAGATTTTGTAAAAGCTATGCATGGAgaatttgagatgtcaatgatgggggagttctccttctttctTGGGCTGCAGATCAAGCAAACCAAAGAAGACATCTTCTTGTGTCAATCCAAGTACTGTAATGATATTCTAAAAAAGTTTGTGATGGAGAGTTGTAAAGCTACAACAACACCTATGTCAACAAATTATTACTTAAGTCCTGAGGAAGCTGGAACAACAGTGGATCAAACTAAATACAGGGGGTTGATAGGTTCCTTACTATATCTCACTGCAAGTAGACCtgatattatgtttgttgtttgccTTTGTGCAAGGTTCCAATCCTGTCCAAAGGAATCTCATCTTAAAGTTGCCAAGAGAATCCTTAAATATCTTAAAGGAACAACATTTGTGGGTTTATGGTATCCTTCGTACTCTCCTATTCATTTAGTAGGATACTCtaattctgattttgcaggatgTAAATTGGATAGAAAGAGTACAAGTGGAACATGCCATCTACTTGGGTCAAGTCTTATCTCATGGCACAACAAAAAGCAAGCTTGTGTAGCCTTGTCAATTGCTGAACTGGAGAATATAGTTGTAGGGAGCTGCTGTGCACAGATCTTATGGATCAAACAACAGTTGGAGGACTTTGGTTTGAAAGTCAGCAAG GTTATACAAGATTCTAAACAAGAACATTCCaaaaagcatcccaaggatttgtctccatcaaatagggggagattgtaa
- the LOC137839401 gene encoding uncharacterized protein — protein sequence MLLAKELGTRSLLVKSDSLLVTGQVTREYQTKDLQLALYLREQNSGVDLLSKLASSRKGGRQRSVIQETLKLPRTAEEEPAEVSPVEILGVDTTETWITPYQRYLADGLLPAEPIEAKAVKRNAGKYTLIDGKLFHHGYTHPILTCVSGDQYTRIMEELHEGICGSHVGGKALSLKVIRTRYYWPTMKEDCVNAQ from the exons atgttgctagccaaGGAGTTGGGAACACGAAGTTTATTGGTGAAGAGTGACTCGTTGCTTGTTACTGGGCAAGTCACGAGGGAGTACCAGACCAAGGATCTGCAGTTAGCCTTGTATCTCAG AGAGCAGAACTCCGGAGTGGACCTGTTGTCCAAACTAGCAAGCTCCAGGAAGGGAGGTCGACAGAGGTCAGTTATTCAGGAGACCTTAAAGTTGCCTAGGACTGCAGAAGAGGAACCAGCCGAGGTCAGCCCCGTGGAGATCTTGGGG GTTGACACCACAGAGACTTGGATAACCCCTTACCAGCGTTACTTAGCTGATGGTTTGCTTCCTGCAGAACCTATAGAGGCTAAGGCGGTTAAGAGGAATGCAGGGAAGTATACTCTGATAGATGGAAAGTTATTCCATCATGGTTATACCCACCCAATCCTCACTTGCGTAAGTGGAGATCAGTATACCCGTATCATGGAGGAGCTtcacgaaggcatttgtggaaGCCATGTCGGAGGAAAAGCTCTCTCGTTGAAGGTCATCCGAACTAGGTATTATTGGCCGACTATGAAGGAGGATTGCGTGAATGCACAATGA
- the LOC137819626 gene encoding shaggy-related protein kinase eta-like isoform X2, with translation MASLPMGHHHQPPPPALPLQPSQTQQSHPQPEVPRRSSDMETDKDMSATVIEGNDAVTGHIISTTIGGKNGEPKQTISYMAERVVGTGSFGVVFQAKCLETGEPVAIKKVLQDRQYKNRELQLMRLMDHPNVISLKHCFFSTTSRDELFLNLVMEYVPETMYRVIKHYNTMNQRMPLIFAKLYTYQIFRGLAYIHTTLGVCHRDVKPQNLLVHPLTHQVKLCDFGSAKVLVKGESNISYICSRYYRAPELIFGATEYTASIDIWSAGCVLAELLLGQPLFPGENQVDQLVEIIKVLGTPTREEIRCMNPEYTDFRFPQIKAHPWHKVFHKRMPPEAIDLASRLLQYSPSLRCTALEACAHSFFDELREPNARLPNGRPLPPLFNFKQEYLTPKNLLMNM, from the exons ATGGCCTCCTTGCCCATGGGGCACCACCACCAACCGCCGCCGCCGGCGTTGCCTTTGCAGCCCTCACAAACGCAGCAGTCTCACCCGCAACCCGAAGTGCCACGCCGGAGCTCCGATATGGAGACCGATAAG GATATGTCAGCCACTGTCATTGAGGGGAATGATGCGGTCACAGGCCACATAATCTCCACCACTATTGGAGGCAAAAATGGGGAACCTAAACAA ACCATCAGTTACATGGCAGAACGTGTTGTTGGCACTGGATCGTTTGGAGTTGTTTTCCAG GCAAAGTGCTTGGAGACTGGAGAGCCAGTGGCTATTAAAAAGGTCTTGCAAGACAGGCAATACAAAAATCGTGAATTGCAGTTAATGCGCTTAATGGATCATCCAAATGTAATTTCCCTGAAGCACTGTTTCTTCTCCACAACAAGCAGAGATGAACTTTTTCTAAACTTAGTAATGGAATATGTACCTGAGACAATGTACCGAGTTATAAAGCACTACAATACTATGAACCAGAGGATGCCTCTCATCTTTGCAAAACTGTACACATATCAA ATCTTTAGGGGATTAGCATATATCCATACCACACTGGGAGTTTGCCATAGGGACGTGAAGCCTCAAAATCTTTTG GTTCACCCACTTACTCACCAAGTTAAGCTTTGTGATTTTGGGAGCGCCAAAGTTCTG GTCAAGGGTGAATCAAACATTTCATACATATGTTCACGTTACTATCGGGCTCCAGAACTAATATTTGGTGCCACAGAATACACAGCTTCTATTGATATCTGGTCAGCTGGTTGTGTTCTTGCTGAACTTCTTCTAGGACAG CCACTATTTCCTGGAGAAAATCAGGTGGATCAACTTGTGGAAATTATTAAG GTTCTTGGTACCCCAACACGAGAGGAAATTCGTTGCATGAACCCAGAATATACAGATTTTAGATTCCCTCAGATTAAAGCTCATCCTTGGCACAAG GTTTTCCATAAGCGAATGCCTCCGGAAGCAATTGACCTTGCATCAAGGCTTCTCCAATATTCACCTAGTCTCCGATGCACTGCG CTGGAAGCATGTGCACATTCTTTCTTCGACGAGCTTCGCGAGCCAAATGCTCGCCTACCTAATGGCCGTCCATTGCCCCCGCTTTTCAACTTTAAACAGGAA TATCTAACCCCCAAAAATCTCTTAATGAATATGTGA